Proteins co-encoded in one Ralstonia sp. RRA genomic window:
- the moaC gene encoding cyclic pyranopterin monophosphate synthase MoaC: MSQLTHFDSAGQAHMVDVGDKAVTHRVAVATGTIRMLPDTFALVRDGTAKKGDVLGIARIAAIQGSKRTSDLIPLCHPLALTKVAVEFDLDEAAHTVRCTVRAETRGQTGVEMEALTAVQVGLLTIYDMCKAVDRGMVIGDVRLMEKHGGKSGDWVAK; the protein is encoded by the coding sequence ATGTCGCAACTCACCCACTTCGATTCCGCCGGACAAGCCCATATGGTCGACGTCGGCGACAAGGCTGTCACGCACCGCGTGGCGGTGGCTACCGGCACGATCCGCATGCTGCCTGACACATTTGCGCTGGTGCGCGACGGCACGGCTAAGAAAGGCGATGTGCTGGGGATTGCACGCATTGCGGCGATTCAGGGGTCGAAGCGGACGTCGGATTTGATTCCGCTGTGTCATCCGCTGGCGTTGACCAAGGTGGCTGTTGAGTTTGATCTGGATGAAGCGGCTCACACTGTCCGTTGCACTGTTCGCGCTGAGACGCGTGGGCAGACTGGCGTGGAGATGGAGGCACTAACCGCGGTGCAGGTGGGGCTGCTGACGATCTACGACATGTGCAAGGCCGTGGATCGGGGGATGGTGATTGGGGATGTGCGGTTGATGGAGAAGCACGGGGGGAAGTCGGGGGATTGGGTGGCGAAGTAG